Proteins co-encoded in one Rudaeicoccus suwonensis genomic window:
- a CDS encoding aminotransferase class IV has protein sequence MNTRVWVDGERVDDKPSVRALDHGVTVGDGVFETCKIDGGEVFVLERHYDRLDNSLRGLGLQAADRAHLDEGIAAVLREPMDFGRLRFTVTGGLGPLGSDRSDVPMTYIVSAVELERPQGSTKIVVVPWTRNENSAVAGLKTTSYAENVVALAHAKSQGGSEAIFANTRGELCEGTGSNIFVVVDGEILTPPLSAGPLAGITRALVLEWCGEAGIAIREQTLPLDVLRSADEVFITSSTRDVQPVHAVDDRVLPAPGPLTTAAADVFAKAAAAGRR, from the coding sequence ATGAACACGCGAGTGTGGGTCGACGGCGAGCGGGTCGACGACAAGCCCAGTGTGCGGGCCCTCGACCACGGGGTGACTGTGGGTGACGGCGTCTTCGAGACCTGCAAGATCGACGGCGGGGAGGTCTTCGTGCTCGAACGGCACTACGACCGCCTCGACAACTCGCTGCGTGGCCTTGGCCTCCAGGCCGCCGACCGGGCGCACCTGGATGAGGGCATCGCTGCAGTGTTGCGCGAGCCGATGGATTTTGGGCGACTGCGGTTCACCGTGACCGGTGGTCTCGGCCCGCTCGGCTCCGACCGGTCCGACGTTCCGATGACCTACATCGTCTCCGCGGTCGAGCTCGAACGCCCGCAGGGCAGCACCAAGATCGTTGTCGTGCCGTGGACGCGCAACGAGAATTCCGCCGTGGCGGGCCTCAAGACCACCTCGTATGCCGAGAACGTCGTCGCGCTCGCGCATGCCAAGAGCCAGGGTGGCAGCGAGGCGATCTTCGCCAACACCCGTGGCGAGCTGTGCGAGGGCACCGGATCGAACATCTTCGTCGTCGTCGACGGCGAGATCCTCACGCCGCCGTTGTCGGCCGGGCCGTTGGCCGGCATCACCCGCGCGCTGGTGCTCGAGTGGTGCGGGGAGGCCGGCATCGCCATACGTGAGCAGACTCTGCCGCTGGACGTACTTCGTTCTGCCGACGAGGTTTTCATCACCTCCTCGACACGCGATGTGCAGCCGGTCCACGCCGTCGACGATCGTGTGCTGCCCGCGCCCGGGCCGCTCACGACAGCCGCAGCTGATGTCTTCGCGAAGGCTGCTGCCGCCGGGCGACGGTGA
- a CDS encoding chorismate-binding protein: MRASGVLEVRHDHGCLDEPGFWVVVASFEGDFIAARMAHVSRDSRSRHVDHGAQQQHSPAVWRSSLTAADYQSAVVRIRELIAAGEVYQVNLCRVLSRELPAGASLDVLNSLLWQRHPSRYAARIHISQADLDVVSASPELFLARTADVLRSGPIKGTAISTEAMLAKDYTENVMITDLVRNDLSTVCAAGSVEVRGLCVPEAYYGSVHLVSTVAGRLRPGVSWSQILTGTFPPGSVSGAPKTTALQAIRALEPIARGPYCGAIGYVDNNSSTARLAVGIRTFWATSDGDGARTLNFGTGAGITWGSDPLGEWEETELKAARLIRLADDAFGGDAGQ; encoded by the coding sequence GTGCGGGCCAGCGGTGTGCTTGAGGTCCGCCACGATCACGGGTGCCTGGACGAGCCCGGTTTCTGGGTGGTGGTGGCTTCCTTCGAGGGCGATTTCATCGCAGCCCGGATGGCGCACGTATCTCGTGACTCTCGTTCTCGCCACGTGGATCATGGTGCGCAGCAACAGCATTCACCGGCTGTATGGCGCAGCTCGTTGACGGCGGCTGACTACCAGAGCGCGGTGGTGCGCATCCGGGAACTCATCGCGGCCGGTGAGGTGTATCAGGTCAATCTCTGCCGGGTGCTGTCGCGGGAGCTGCCGGCCGGCGCGAGTCTCGATGTGCTGAATTCGCTTCTGTGGCAACGGCATCCGAGCAGGTATGCCGCACGCATCCATATCTCGCAGGCCGATCTTGACGTGGTCAGTGCGTCTCCGGAACTCTTCCTGGCTCGCACGGCGGACGTGCTTCGCTCGGGCCCGATCAAGGGGACGGCGATCTCCACCGAGGCGATGCTGGCCAAGGACTACACCGAGAACGTCATGATCACCGATCTGGTGCGCAACGACCTGTCCACTGTCTGTGCTGCAGGGTCGGTGGAGGTGCGGGGATTGTGCGTGCCTGAGGCCTATTACGGTTCGGTTCACTTGGTGTCCACGGTGGCTGGTCGGCTGCGACCAGGAGTCTCCTGGTCGCAGATACTGACGGGGACCTTCCCGCCCGGATCGGTGTCCGGTGCACCGAAAACCACTGCCCTACAGGCGATTCGCGCGCTCGAACCGATCGCGCGCGGACCGTACTGCGGTGCGATCGGCTACGTGGACAACAACTCCTCGACAGCACGACTGGCGGTCGGCATACGTACGTTCTGGGCCACGAGCGACGGTGACGGCGCTCGCACGCTCAACTTCGGCACGGGGGCGGGGATCACCTGGGGTTCTGATCCGTTGGGGGAGTGGGAGGAGACCGAGCTGAAGGCCGCCCGGTTGATCCGACTTGCCGACGACGCCTTCGGTGGCGACGCCGGTCAGTGA
- a CDS encoding DUF4236 domain-containing protein produces the protein MSTCVTRAISNVVEDDGPMGFSFQRRQRVGRNTSLNVSKSGVSASRRAGRVTVNSRGRISVNLGRGLRWRGKI, from the coding sequence ATGTCGACGTGCGTGACGCGAGCCATATCGAACGTTGTGGAGGACGATGGGCCTATGGGATTCAGCTTTCAACGTCGTCAGCGGGTCGGCCGCAACACTTCGCTCAATGTCAGCAAGTCAGGAGTGAGCGCGTCCCGTCGAGCAGGCCGGGTGACAGTGAACTCACGCGGCCGCATCTCGGTCAACCTGGGTCGCGGGCTGAGGTGGCGCGGCAAGATCTGA
- a CDS encoding Gfo/Idh/MocA family protein: MTVRIGMIGPGAMGRSHIERIRRRIAGAEVVAVSDLDDEHARTVAMQIGAAAYPTSAELIAAADVDAVMICSHGPAHRDDVVAAVDAGKPVFCEKPLAPTASECLDIMDAEQRAGRRLVTVGFMRRFDPGYVQMKDILTSGEIGEPLIFHSAHRNPAVPLQYTPDMAINDTAIHDIDIVRWLLAEEVTTVRVDTPRATRHRPGRLQDPLILILSTTSGVWVDVEIFVNNQHAYDVQGELVAETGTVRLTDQQVVERSGTAGRGHRLAMDHNERFAAAFDAELQQWVAAVAHGECTGPSSWDGYAAASVCDAAVRAIHAEAATSVSMIERPALYR, from the coding sequence ATGACAGTCCGAATCGGGATGATCGGCCCTGGCGCGATGGGGCGCTCGCACATCGAGCGCATTCGTCGCCGGATCGCCGGCGCCGAGGTGGTGGCCGTCAGCGATCTCGACGATGAGCACGCCCGAACGGTCGCGATGCAGATCGGTGCTGCGGCATACCCCACGTCTGCGGAGTTGATCGCCGCAGCCGACGTCGATGCGGTGATGATCTGCAGCCACGGTCCTGCCCACCGCGACGACGTGGTCGCGGCCGTCGACGCGGGCAAGCCGGTGTTCTGCGAAAAGCCACTCGCGCCAACGGCTTCGGAGTGTCTGGACATCATGGATGCCGAGCAGCGAGCTGGTCGCCGACTCGTGACGGTGGGCTTCATGCGCCGCTTCGATCCGGGGTACGTCCAGATGAAAGACATCCTCACATCCGGCGAGATCGGCGAGCCGCTGATCTTCCACAGCGCTCATCGCAATCCCGCTGTGCCGTTGCAGTACACGCCGGACATGGCCATCAACGACACCGCTATCCATGACATCGACATCGTGCGGTGGCTGCTCGCCGAGGAGGTCACGACTGTGCGCGTCGACACACCCCGCGCGACACGGCACCGGCCGGGCCGCTTGCAGGATCCGCTGATCCTGATCCTCAGCACGACCTCGGGGGTGTGGGTGGACGTCGAGATCTTCGTGAACAATCAGCACGCGTATGACGTGCAGGGCGAGCTCGTCGCTGAGACCGGCACCGTGCGACTCACCGACCAGCAGGTGGTCGAGCGCAGCGGAACCGCCGGTCGCGGGCATCGGTTGGCGATGGATCACAACGAGCGCTTCGCGGCCGCCTTCGACGCGGAACTGCAGCAATGGGTCGCTGCTGTCGCGCATGGGGAGTGCACCGGCCCGTCGAGCTGGGACGGTTACGCGGCAGCGAGTGTGTGCGACGCGGCGGTCCGCGCCATACATGCCGAGGCTGCGACGAGTGTCAGCATGATCGAACGGCCTGCGCTTTACCGCTGA
- a CDS encoding sugar phosphate isomerase/epimerase family protein, with translation MKDVAVTADSKPSGPSRPDRSVNPTPPYDRLTVGVCPDQWGVWFADDPVQIPWQQALDEMAEAGFSVLETGPFGYLPTDPERMAAEVGARGMRVVAGTGWGVLHRPEAWPETERQFRRIAETHAAVGAEFIVHLPPMYRDELTGEFTDERVLTGDAWRTYVDNANRLGRIMKQDYGLQMVLHPHGDSHIESRADIDRVFTATDPAYVGFCLDTGHIEYGGGDCLELIRDYPDRISYAHLKVMDPQVVRQAHEQDWSFGIAVRRHCSVAPPAGAPSLPPVIDALAGLGKPLYLICEQDIYGCDPVFPKPNAIRTRQFLAAHGVGLR, from the coding sequence ATGAAAGATGTTGCTGTGACAGCAGATTCGAAACCATCGGGGCCGTCGCGACCGGACCGCTCGGTTAACCCGACCCCGCCATACGACCGGCTCACCGTCGGGGTCTGCCCGGATCAGTGGGGCGTGTGGTTTGCCGACGACCCGGTGCAGATCCCCTGGCAGCAGGCGCTGGACGAGATGGCCGAGGCGGGTTTCAGCGTGCTCGAGACAGGGCCGTTCGGGTATCTGCCGACCGACCCCGAACGTATGGCGGCTGAAGTCGGCGCTCGCGGGATGCGGGTCGTCGCAGGCACCGGCTGGGGCGTGCTGCACCGCCCCGAAGCGTGGCCCGAGACCGAGCGGCAGTTCCGCCGGATCGCGGAGACTCATGCCGCGGTCGGCGCGGAGTTCATCGTGCACCTCCCGCCGATGTACCGCGACGAACTCACCGGCGAGTTCACCGACGAACGCGTGCTCACCGGCGATGCCTGGCGCACGTATGTCGACAACGCCAACCGGCTCGGCCGCATCATGAAGCAGGACTACGGCTTGCAGATGGTGCTGCATCCGCACGGCGATTCGCACATCGAAAGCCGTGCCGACATCGACCGCGTGTTCACCGCGACCGACCCGGCATACGTCGGGTTCTGCCTGGACACCGGGCACATCGAGTATGGCGGCGGCGACTGCCTCGAACTGATCCGCGACTACCCGGACCGGATCAGTTACGCGCATTTGAAGGTCATGGATCCGCAGGTCGTGCGACAGGCGCACGAGCAGGACTGGTCCTTTGGCATCGCCGTCCGCCGGCACTGCTCGGTGGCGCCGCCGGCCGGTGCGCCGTCGTTGCCGCCGGTGATCGACGCGCTGGCCGGCCTCGGCAAGCCGCTGTATCTCATCTGCGAACAGGACATCTACGGCTGCGATCCGGTGTTCCCCAAGCCCAACGCGATCCGCACGCGACAGTTTCTCGCCGCCCACGGTGTCGGCCTGCGCTGA
- the iolB gene encoding 5-deoxy-glucuronate isomerase codes for MTYDATPRRDGGAGPDRWFRPAALTTATGLRVAVQPDGEPLRHTGLTVLALRDGEAYELSSGPDEYLLLPLSGGGDVDLRSGTLHEILRGREDVFSAAADCAYVPRDHQVTVTARGPVEVALCAARATGDLPPAVLRAPDTPVELRGAGCSSRQVRNFGTPDAIDATAIIACEVLTPGGNSSSYPPHRHDCTVPGIESELEEIYYFRLRADPAAPDNADPIGFCRVGGSGGDEASWCVRDGDVLLVPAGWHGPATAVPGYDLYYLNVMAGPGPERRWLISDDPAHDWVRDTWADQPIDPRLPF; via the coding sequence ATGACGTATGACGCAACGCCTCGGCGTGACGGTGGTGCCGGACCTGACCGGTGGTTCCGTCCCGCTGCCTTGACGACCGCAACCGGGTTGCGCGTGGCCGTGCAACCCGACGGGGAGCCGCTGCGGCATACCGGTCTGACTGTCCTCGCGCTGCGGGACGGGGAGGCCTACGAGCTGTCGTCCGGCCCTGACGAATATCTCCTGCTGCCGCTGTCTGGTGGCGGCGACGTGGATTTGAGGTCCGGGACGCTTCACGAGATCTTGCGCGGGCGGGAGGACGTCTTCTCGGCGGCCGCCGACTGCGCCTATGTCCCGCGGGACCACCAGGTGACGGTGACCGCGCGCGGGCCGGTCGAGGTCGCACTGTGCGCGGCCAGAGCCACCGGCGATCTGCCGCCGGCTGTCCTGCGCGCTCCGGACACTCCGGTCGAGCTGCGCGGAGCAGGCTGCTCCTCCCGGCAGGTGCGCAATTTCGGCACACCCGACGCCATCGACGCGACCGCGATCATCGCCTGCGAGGTGCTCACGCCGGGTGGCAACAGCAGTTCCTACCCGCCGCACCGCCACGACTGCACGGTGCCGGGAATCGAATCCGAGCTCGAGGAGATCTACTACTTCCGGCTGCGAGCCGATCCGGCCGCACCCGATAACGCCGACCCGATCGGATTCTGTCGCGTCGGCGGATCAGGGGGCGATGAGGCCAGCTGGTGCGTTCGCGACGGTGACGTGCTGTTGGTGCCGGCTGGCTGGCACGGACCCGCGACAGCGGTGCCGGGCTACGACCTCTACTACCTCAACGTCATGGCCGGTCCCGGGCCAGAGCGTCGCTGGCTGATCAGCGACGACCCCGCCCACGACTGGGTCCGCGACACGTGGGCGGATCAGCCGATCGACCCACGGCTACCGTTCTGA
- a CDS encoding Cgl0159 family (beta/alpha)8-fold protein encodes MVDVARVARIRRQDPGAIAEAWRARSRRPLLPDDGRLLIVAADHMARASFGVRDDPTAMLSRPDVLQRLATALKHPGVDGVLGTADVLEDLLLAGLLEDKIVIGSMNRGGLQGASFELDDRGTAYTSTDIAARGLDGGKMLLRICLDDPGTVRTMAECARFVSELAQIELMAMIEPFWSVRTQGQVRNLLDPESVMRAAQVVAGLGGTSAYTWLKLPVVDQMRRVLESTTLPVLLLGGDPSGDSEHAYQRWADALLAPTAAGLVVGRALLYPPDGDVASAVERAAEMVHG; translated from the coding sequence ATGGTGGATGTCGCGCGAGTGGCCAGGATCAGGCGGCAGGACCCAGGCGCGATCGCCGAAGCGTGGCGAGCCCGCTCCCGCAGACCGCTGTTGCCGGATGACGGGCGGCTGCTCATCGTGGCCGCCGATCACATGGCGCGGGCTTCGTTCGGGGTGCGCGACGATCCGACCGCGATGCTGTCGCGACCGGATGTGCTGCAACGGCTGGCCACCGCGCTGAAGCACCCGGGGGTCGACGGTGTGCTCGGCACCGCCGACGTGCTCGAAGACCTGCTGCTGGCCGGACTGCTTGAGGACAAGATCGTCATCGGCTCGATGAATCGCGGTGGCCTACAGGGTGCGAGCTTCGAACTCGACGACCGCGGCACGGCATACACCTCGACGGACATCGCCGCACGCGGTCTCGACGGCGGCAAGATGCTCCTACGGATCTGTCTGGACGACCCGGGCACTGTGCGCACCATGGCCGAATGTGCCCGATTTGTCAGCGAATTGGCCCAAATCGAGCTGATGGCGATGATCGAGCCGTTCTGGTCGGTCCGCACGCAGGGACAGGTGCGCAACCTGCTCGACCCGGAGTCGGTGATGCGTGCAGCCCAGGTGGTTGCCGGTCTCGGAGGCACCTCTGCATACACCTGGCTCAAGCTTCCCGTCGTTGACCAGATGCGCCGGGTGCTGGAGTCGACGACGCTGCCGGTGCTGCTGCTCGGGGGTGACCCCAGCGGCGATTCGGAGCACGCCTACCAGCGGTGGGCCGATGCCCTGCTGGCGCCGACGGCCGCAGGCCTGGTCGTGGGGCGCGCGCTGCTCTACCCACCGGACGGCGACGTCGCCTCCGCCGTCGAGCGAGCCGCGGAGATGGTGCACGGATGA
- the iolC gene encoding 5-dehydro-2-deoxygluconokinase — translation MSCTPDVLTIGRTGVDIYPEQVGVRLEDVTTFGKFLGGTATNVAVAVVRLGRSAAVVTRTGDDPFGRFIHRSLRDFGVDDGAVSAVPDLPTPVTFCEMFPPDEFPLYFYRFPVAPDLMIRADELPEREIREAPIYWSTLTGMCTEPSRAAHLRAWQLRGRRSHTVLDLDYRPMFWQSPDDAGEAARAALPQCTIAVGNREECTVATGEDDPVAAARTMLDLGVQIAIVKQGPEGVLAMSGTECHVVAPIRVDVVNGLGAGDAFGGALCVGLLEGRSLRETVCRANAAGAIVAGRVECSSAMPSGPELDLFLQTRGV, via the coding sequence CTGAGCTGCACACCCGACGTGCTGACGATCGGCCGCACCGGAGTCGACATCTACCCTGAACAGGTCGGAGTCCGGCTCGAGGACGTCACCACGTTCGGCAAATTCCTCGGTGGCACGGCGACGAATGTCGCGGTGGCCGTCGTGCGATTGGGTCGCTCGGCAGCGGTGGTCACCCGCACCGGCGACGACCCGTTCGGCCGCTTCATCCACCGCAGCCTGCGCGACTTCGGTGTCGACGACGGCGCGGTGTCGGCGGTGCCTGACCTGCCGACGCCGGTGACTTTCTGCGAGATGTTTCCTCCGGACGAATTCCCGCTCTACTTCTACAGATTCCCGGTCGCGCCCGACCTGATGATCCGGGCCGACGAGTTGCCGGAGCGGGAGATTCGCGAGGCACCGATCTACTGGTCGACTCTCACCGGCATGTGCACCGAGCCCAGTCGTGCGGCGCACCTGCGCGCCTGGCAGCTGCGTGGACGGCGGTCGCACACCGTGCTCGATCTGGACTACCGGCCGATGTTCTGGCAGTCCCCGGATGACGCCGGAGAGGCCGCGCGTGCAGCGCTGCCGCAGTGCACGATCGCGGTCGGCAACCGCGAGGAGTGCACAGTCGCAACCGGCGAGGACGATCCTGTCGCTGCCGCCCGGACGATGCTCGACCTCGGGGTGCAGATCGCGATCGTCAAACAGGGCCCCGAAGGCGTGCTGGCGATGTCGGGCACGGAGTGTCACGTCGTTGCGCCGATCCGCGTCGACGTGGTCAACGGGCTCGGCGCGGGAGACGCCTTCGGTGGTGCACTGTGCGTCGGGCTTCTCGAGGGCCGTTCGCTGCGAGAGACCGTATGCCGGGCCAATGCGGCCGGCGCCATCGTGGCCGGCCGGGTCGAATGTTCCTCGGCGATGCCGTCTGGACCCGAGCTCGACCTGTTCCTGCAGACGCGAGGAGTCTGA
- the iolD gene encoding 3D-(3,5/4)-trihydroxycyclohexane-1,2-dione acylhydrolase (decyclizing), whose translation MPLPTSQVVRLTVGQALVRFLAAQHTERDGIERRLIAGVFGILGHGNVAGVGQALLQNQVQSEAGSGDWSSGICDPAPGAMPYLMARNEQGAVHAATGFAKTANRLQTLAVTASTGPGSTNMVTGAALATTNRLPVLLLPSDVFASRMPDPVLQQLEDPRTPDISVNDAFRPVSRFWDRISRPEQLISSTLAAMRMLTDPGETGAVTLCLPQDVQAEAFDWPLEFFDRRVWHVARPVPDPAAVQRAAAGIRQARRPLLIAGGGVIYSDASHVLREFASATGIPVADTQAGKGAVNWDHECAVGGIGATGTAAANELARSADLVIGVGTRYSDFTTASHTIFENPDVRFVSINVQGFDAAKQSSTAVVADARAGLAALATELASHRVAPAYTAEITERARQWREVVDRCYHLGHEPLPAQTEIFGALNELMTGDDVLVNAAGSMPGDLQCLWRAPNPQQYHLEYAYSCMGYEIPAAMGVRMAKGASGQVVAVVGDGSYQMLPMELATIVSEGLKVIVVLLDNHGYASIGALSEGLGSQRFGTSFVSRNADTARLDGARSPVDLAANAASWGANVLKCHSVREFRDNYRLARQSITTTVLYVEVDPLGPNPPLSAWWDVPVAEVSELESTQAARVSYETAKDAQRYYL comes from the coding sequence ATGCCGTTGCCCACGTCGCAGGTGGTCCGCCTCACCGTCGGGCAGGCGCTGGTCCGTTTCCTCGCGGCGCAGCACACCGAGCGTGACGGCATCGAAAGGCGTCTGATCGCAGGCGTTTTCGGGATCCTCGGACATGGCAATGTCGCCGGCGTCGGGCAGGCGCTGCTGCAGAACCAGGTGCAGTCGGAGGCGGGCTCCGGCGATTGGAGCAGCGGCATCTGCGACCCTGCGCCCGGCGCGATGCCCTATCTGATGGCGCGCAACGAGCAGGGCGCAGTGCACGCCGCGACCGGTTTCGCCAAGACCGCCAACCGGCTGCAAACCCTCGCCGTCACGGCGTCGACCGGCCCCGGTTCGACCAACATGGTCACCGGGGCCGCGCTCGCGACGACCAACCGGCTGCCCGTGCTGCTGCTGCCATCGGACGTCTTCGCCTCCCGTATGCCGGATCCCGTGCTGCAGCAGTTGGAGGACCCGCGCACCCCCGACATCTCGGTCAACGACGCATTTCGGCCGGTGAGCCGTTTCTGGGACCGGATCAGCCGCCCTGAGCAACTGATCTCGTCGACACTTGCCGCGATGCGAATGCTCACCGACCCGGGGGAGACTGGCGCCGTGACACTCTGCCTGCCTCAGGACGTGCAGGCCGAGGCGTTTGACTGGCCTCTTGAGTTCTTCGACAGGCGTGTCTGGCACGTCGCGCGACCCGTCCCAGACCCGGCGGCGGTGCAACGTGCGGCTGCCGGGATCCGCCAGGCGCGCCGACCGCTGCTCATCGCCGGTGGTGGCGTGATCTACTCCGACGCATCGCATGTCTTGCGCGAATTCGCCTCAGCCACAGGGATTCCCGTGGCCGACACCCAGGCCGGCAAGGGCGCGGTGAACTGGGATCACGAATGTGCCGTGGGCGGTATCGGCGCCACGGGCACTGCGGCCGCCAACGAGCTTGCCCGCAGCGCAGATCTGGTGATCGGCGTCGGAACCCGCTACAGCGACTTCACCACCGCGAGCCACACGATCTTCGAGAATCCGGACGTGCGCTTCGTCAGCATCAACGTGCAGGGATTTGACGCCGCGAAGCAGAGCTCGACCGCGGTGGTCGCCGACGCGCGAGCCGGATTGGCAGCCCTCGCAACAGAATTGGCGAGCCACCGAGTCGCGCCGGCATACACGGCGGAGATCACCGAGCGTGCTCGACAGTGGCGGGAGGTGGTCGACCGGTGCTACCACCTCGGCCACGAGCCGCTGCCGGCGCAGACCGAGATCTTCGGCGCGCTCAATGAACTCATGACCGGCGACGACGTACTTGTCAACGCCGCGGGGTCGATGCCCGGAGACCTGCAGTGCCTGTGGCGTGCGCCGAATCCGCAGCAGTACCACCTCGAATACGCCTACTCCTGCATGGGATACGAGATCCCAGCAGCAATGGGAGTGCGTATGGCGAAGGGCGCGTCCGGCCAGGTGGTGGCGGTCGTCGGCGACGGCAGCTACCAGATGCTGCCGATGGAACTGGCGACCATCGTGTCGGAAGGGCTGAAGGTGATCGTCGTGCTGCTCGACAACCACGGGTACGCCTCGATCGGTGCGCTGAGCGAAGGCCTCGGCAGTCAGCGCTTCGGCACCAGCTTCGTCTCGCGCAATGCCGACACCGCCCGGCTCGACGGCGCTCGCAGTCCGGTGGATCTTGCTGCCAACGCGGCGAGCTGGGGCGCGAATGTCCTGAAATGCCACAGTGTTCGCGAGTTCAGGGACAACTATCGGCTGGCCAGGCAGAGCATCACGACGACCGTGCTCTACGTGGAGGTCGACCCGCTCGGCCCGAATCCGCCGTTGAGTGCCTGGTGGGATGTGCCGGTGGCCGAGGTGAGTGAGCTTGAGTCCACGCAGGCCGCCCGCGTGTCATACGAAACGGCCAAAGACGCCCAACGCTACTACCTGTGA
- a CDS encoding SDR family oxidoreductase, whose protein sequence is MTDTKRVLIVGGGSGVARALAVNLVADGFEVVLGSRNPQQVQDKLPEQLREVVRSVRLDLADEDSIAAVAAGGPFEHVVSLAANHANGPIGDLTRDAIHGAFDAKVVGPLLLAKHLDGVLSEHGAFVFLSGVAAWKPAPGLSVMATTNGAVSFLAEALAVELAPHRVVAVSPGIIDSGAWDGMGAGKQELFEQTAAANPARRVGQVEDVVSAIRLALDNTFVTGSTIHVDGGGRLA, encoded by the coding sequence ATGACTGACACCAAACGAGTTCTCATCGTCGGCGGTGGCTCAGGCGTCGCCCGCGCCCTGGCCGTGAACCTGGTGGCCGACGGCTTCGAGGTGGTGCTCGGATCCCGCAATCCGCAGCAGGTGCAGGACAAGCTGCCCGAGCAACTCCGTGAGGTCGTCCGCAGTGTCCGCCTCGACCTTGCGGACGAGGACTCCATCGCTGCGGTCGCGGCCGGCGGCCCGTTCGAGCACGTCGTGTCGCTGGCGGCCAACCATGCCAACGGCCCGATCGGCGACCTGACCCGCGACGCGATCCATGGCGCCTTCGACGCCAAGGTGGTCGGACCGCTGCTGCTGGCCAAGCACCTCGACGGCGTGCTGTCCGAACACGGAGCCTTCGTCTTCCTCTCCGGAGTGGCGGCGTGGAAGCCCGCGCCCGGGCTGAGCGTCATGGCCACCACCAATGGCGCCGTGAGCTTCCTGGCCGAGGCGCTGGCCGTCGAACTCGCGCCGCACCGCGTCGTGGCCGTCTCTCCCGGCATCATCGACTCCGGCGCCTGGGACGGGATGGGCGCCGGCAAGCAGGAGCTCTTCGAGCAGACCGCGGCGGCCAACCCCGCGCGTCGCGTCGGACAGGTCGAGGATGTCGTGAGCGCGATCCGGCTCGCGCTGGACAACACCTTCGTCACCGGCAGCACGATCCACGTGGATGGCGGTGGGCGTCTCGCGTGA
- a CDS encoding LysR family transcriptional regulator has protein sequence MPSLRALEILVAVADEGSITAAGQRLYLTQPAVSHQLKALESELGATLVDRSASGAALTPEGRAVLPHAREAIAAAGRAALALQEQVDPIVRIACAESFTVPLLSPAIRAWTHRNESARLELIEATSSEEVLDAVRSGRADLGITPLQGGAGGLFVTELAAEEVVVTGSAEHDILQQPVTLRRVARERLVGVDAQNGFSAWLTDQFAAAKSVQHNEIRVRSLTTAAALAGAGVGLAVVPMSALSPEAPWVSLRPPLMRDVAAVTRSKPAGIVGRFVEILAKANPPRDIHNRSGRSASGAL, from the coding sequence ATGCCTAGCTTGCGTGCCCTGGAGATCCTTGTCGCCGTCGCCGACGAGGGGTCAATCACCGCAGCCGGTCAACGGCTCTATCTGACCCAGCCGGCCGTGTCGCATCAGCTCAAAGCTCTGGAGTCCGAGTTGGGTGCGACGCTGGTCGATCGGTCGGCGTCGGGTGCGGCGCTGACTCCGGAGGGGCGAGCGGTGCTGCCGCATGCCCGGGAGGCGATCGCCGCGGCCGGGCGCGCGGCTCTTGCGCTGCAGGAGCAAGTGGATCCGATCGTGCGTATTGCCTGCGCTGAGAGTTTCACGGTGCCGCTGCTGTCCCCCGCCATACGTGCGTGGACTCACCGGAACGAAAGCGCCCGGTTGGAGCTGATCGAGGCGACCAGCTCCGAGGAGGTCTTGGACGCGGTTCGATCAGGCCGCGCCGATCTCGGCATCACGCCGTTGCAGGGTGGTGCCGGTGGACTTTTTGTCACGGAGCTCGCTGCCGAGGAGGTCGTCGTCACGGGGTCAGCGGAGCACGACATCCTGCAACAACCGGTGACGCTCCGCCGGGTGGCGCGAGAACGATTGGTCGGGGTCGATGCGCAGAACGGCTTCAGCGCCTGGCTCACCGACCAGTTCGCGGCTGCAAAATCTGTGCAGCACAACGAGATTCGGGTGCGATCACTCACAACGGCAGCCGCGCTGGCCGGCGCCGGAGTGGGGCTGGCCGTCGTGCCGATGAGCGCTCTCTCACCCGAAGCACCATGGGTGTCACTTCGGCCGCCCCTGATGCGCGACGTCGCGGCGGTTACACGCAGTAAGCCCGCGGGAATCGTCGGCCGCTTCGTCGAGATTCTGGCTAAGGCCAACCCGCCGCGCGACATACACAACCGGAGCGGAAGGTCGGCATCTGGCGCCCTGTGA